One stretch of Zootoca vivipara chromosome 8, rZooViv1.1, whole genome shotgun sequence DNA includes these proteins:
- the SCX gene encoding basic helix-loop-helix transcription factor scleraxis isoform X1, producing the protein MSSFAMLRSAPSRFLYPDISMLSEDEEDGSESSGSEDKPYHLDASGYGLKSSKRRSKKANRINREPRQRHTANARERDRTNSVNTAFTALRTLIPTEPADRKLSKIETLRLASSYISHLGNVLLVGDTCGDGQPCHTTPAFFHHSSSSSSSSPPMRESENSQPKQICTFCLSNQRKMSCCLRAEIVERRLCL; encoded by the exons ATGTCCTCCTTTGCCATGCTGCGCTCGGCACCCAGCCGCTTCCTCTACCCCGATATCAGCATGCTCTCGGAGGACGAGGAGGATGGGAGTGAGAGCTCAGGGTCAGAGGACAAGCCCTACCACCTGGACGCCAGCGGATATGGACTCAAGAGCAGCAAGCGCCGCAGCAAGAAGGCAAACCGGATCAACAGGGAGCCCCGGCAGCGCCACACGGCCAACGCGCGGGAGCGGGACCGCACCAACAGCGTCAACACAGCCTTCACCGCCCTGAGGACACTCATCCCCACTGAGCCAGCCGACAGGAAGCTCTCCAAGATCGAGACTCTCCGCCTGGCCTCCAGCTACATCTCACACCTGGGCAACGTCCTCCTGGTGGGGGACACATGTGGAGATGGGCAGCCGTGCCACACCACGCCAGCCTTCTttcaccacagcagcagcagcagcagcagtagtccCCCCATGAGGGAGAGCGAAAACTCCCAGCCCAAACAGATCTGCACTTTCTGCCTCAGCAACCAGAGGAAGATG AGTTGCTGTCTTCGGGCTGAAATTGTTGAGAGAAGATTGTGCCTCTGA
- the SCX gene encoding basic helix-loop-helix transcription factor scleraxis isoform X2, which yields MSSFAMLRSAPSRFLYPDISMLSEDEEDGSESSGSEDKPYHLDASGYGLKSSKRRSKKANRINREPRQRHTANARERDRTNSVNTAFTALRTLIPTEPADRKLSKIETLRLASSYISHLGNVLLVGDTCGDGQPCHTTPAFFHHSSSSSSSSPPMRESENSQPKQICTFCLSNQRKMSKDRDRKSAIRS from the coding sequence ATGTCCTCCTTTGCCATGCTGCGCTCGGCACCCAGCCGCTTCCTCTACCCCGATATCAGCATGCTCTCGGAGGACGAGGAGGATGGGAGTGAGAGCTCAGGGTCAGAGGACAAGCCCTACCACCTGGACGCCAGCGGATATGGACTCAAGAGCAGCAAGCGCCGCAGCAAGAAGGCAAACCGGATCAACAGGGAGCCCCGGCAGCGCCACACGGCCAACGCGCGGGAGCGGGACCGCACCAACAGCGTCAACACAGCCTTCACCGCCCTGAGGACACTCATCCCCACTGAGCCAGCCGACAGGAAGCTCTCCAAGATCGAGACTCTCCGCCTGGCCTCCAGCTACATCTCACACCTGGGCAACGTCCTCCTGGTGGGGGACACATGTGGAGATGGGCAGCCGTGCCACACCACGCCAGCCTTCTttcaccacagcagcagcagcagcagcagtagtccCCCCATGAGGGAGAGCGAAAACTCCCAGCCCAAACAGATCTGCACTTTCTGCCTCAGCAACCAGAGGAAGATG